One Alkalicoccus halolimnae DNA segment encodes these proteins:
- a CDS encoding YesL family protein — MEKLEKVLDWIFRLAYLNILWIAFTLLGLGIFGAAPALAAVYEVLHKWMKGEEGTTKTLIPFWNAYKRYFLRANLLMLLFAAGGAILYVDFYFIFRLEHTLAPILLGVAVCLLFLYIILFLFSFPLLVHRRGSTLSSIKSAAVYGLSSPVLTVTTIVSIGLFHYILYLVPVLYLFFSVSAAGSLILLVTFQKSQRLNIYLPQREDDYQNN, encoded by the coding sequence ATGGAAAAGCTTGAGAAAGTCCTTGACTGGATCTTCCGATTGGCCTACTTAAATATTCTCTGGATCGCGTTTACGCTTCTCGGGCTGGGAATCTTCGGGGCAGCCCCGGCTCTGGCCGCCGTGTATGAAGTCCTTCATAAATGGATGAAAGGGGAAGAGGGGACGACAAAAACACTGATCCCGTTCTGGAATGCCTACAAGCGCTATTTCCTGCGGGCAAACCTGCTTATGCTACTGTTTGCAGCTGGAGGCGCGATATTATACGTGGACTTTTATTTTATCTTCCGTCTCGAACATACACTGGCTCCGATTCTGCTCGGCGTGGCTGTCTGCCTGTTATTTCTGTACATTATTCTTTTTCTATTCAGTTTTCCGCTGCTCGTCCATCGCAGAGGCAGCACCTTATCTTCGATTAAGTCGGCGGCGGTGTATGGTTTATCTTCGCCGGTATTAACGGTGACAACGATCGTCAGCATTGGTCTCTTTCATTATATTCTTTACCTGGTACCCGTTCTTTATCTTTTCTTTTCTGTCAGCGCAGCTGGCAGCCTTATTCTGCTTGTAACGTTTCAAAAATCTCAGCGCCTGAATATTTATCTTCCGCAAAGGGAGGACGATTATCAAAATAATTAA
- a CDS encoding LacI family DNA-binding transcriptional regulator has translation MKMTIKEIAKLAGVSQATVSKIINNYDDVGLKTKKRVWEIMDEHGYRPSYAAQSLAKKVTKVIGVIYAGKINANFNHPFFVEVVSSFKKTMGIEGYDLLFFSNEKFNKADENYLARCQHYNVDGCIIIGGDEVEPSIYDLDNSDVPCLGVDIKLSGEKSAYIMTDNLQISSLAVEHFYLLGHRDIAFISGKKDSLISRERLEGFLDVMKKYGLKVHSDWVVYGDFFEESGYKLMKELLEKDPVPKAVFAASDLMAMGAMKAIKESPYDIADFSIIGCDDIMASRHVDPPLTTVKQDKEKIGKMAAFILNDMIQKKIDKTHIMIEPELIVRESSGPDRVN, from the coding sequence ATGAAAATGACAATAAAAGAGATCGCAAAACTTGCGGGGGTCTCTCAGGCGACCGTCTCTAAAATTATTAATAATTACGATGATGTCGGCTTGAAAACGAAAAAAAGAGTCTGGGAAATCATGGATGAGCATGGTTACCGGCCTTCCTACGCGGCGCAGTCCCTGGCGAAAAAAGTGACGAAAGTCATCGGTGTCATTTACGCAGGGAAAATCAATGCTAATTTTAATCATCCTTTTTTTGTGGAGGTCGTCAGCTCGTTTAAAAAAACAATGGGTATAGAAGGCTATGATCTGTTATTCTTTTCCAACGAAAAATTTAATAAAGCAGATGAAAATTATCTGGCACGCTGTCAGCATTATAATGTTGATGGATGCATTATTATCGGCGGCGATGAAGTGGAGCCTTCGATTTACGATCTCGATAACAGCGATGTACCCTGCTTGGGAGTAGATATCAAGCTCTCCGGAGAAAAATCGGCCTATATTATGACGGACAACCTGCAGATATCAAGTCTCGCTGTCGAACACTTCTATCTTCTTGGACACCGCGACATTGCCTTTATTTCCGGAAAAAAAGATTCGCTGATTTCACGTGAACGACTGGAAGGTTTTTTGGACGTCATGAAAAAGTACGGGCTGAAAGTTCATTCTGACTGGGTCGTTTACGGGGACTTTTTTGAAGAAAGCGGTTATAAGCTCATGAAAGAACTGCTCGAGAAAGACCCCGTTCCGAAAGCTGTCTTTGCAGCTTCCGATTTAATGGCTATGGGAGCGATGAAAGCTATTAAGGAAAGTCCTTACGATATCGCTGACTTTTCAATTATCGGCTGTGATGACATCATGGCTTCACGACACGTGGATCCCCCGTTAACGACGGTAAAACAGGATAAAGAGAAAATAGGGAAAATGGCAGCATTTATCTTAAATGATATGATCCAGAAGAAAATTGATAAAACGCATATTATGATTGAACCGGAATTGATTGTTAGAGAATCGAGCGGTCCGGACAGAGTTAACTAG
- a CDS encoding glycoside hydrolase family 1 protein, giving the protein MFHETTRPFPKNFLWGSASAAYQIEGAWNKDGKGPSVWDVYTKQEGTTYKNTNGDVAVDHYHHVKEDIDLMAEMGLKAYRFSIAWSRIFPEGNGDINEKGLQFYDELIDYLIEKQIEPIITIYHWDLPQALMDQYGGWESRKIIEDFNQYCITLYKRYGDRVKYWVTLNEQNVFIGLGYRSGMHPPGVKDMKRMYEASHIANLANAQAIKSFRKYVPDGSAGPSFALSPVYPADSRPENVLAAENAEEMMNHWYMDVYAWGTYPKTIMAHLQQKGTAPTIEEGDMELLQEGKPDFMGINYYQTTTVEANPLDGVGEGKMNTSGKKGTSSDSGVPGLFKTTRNPNLQTTNWDWEIDPVGLRIGMRRIKNRYNLPILISENGLGEFDKLESDDQIHDDYRIDYIKHHLLEIQQALTDGVDVIGYCTWSFTDLLSWLNGYQKRYGFVYIDRDEESEKELRRLKKKSFYWYAEIIASNGRQLDK; this is encoded by the coding sequence ATGTTTCACGAAACTACCCGCCCCTTCCCTAAAAACTTTCTATGGGGATCTGCTTCTGCTGCTTATCAGATTGAAGGAGCATGGAATAAAGACGGGAAAGGCCCTTCTGTCTGGGACGTCTATACGAAGCAGGAAGGTACGACTTATAAAAATACAAACGGGGATGTTGCTGTCGACCATTATCACCACGTGAAAGAGGATATCGACCTTATGGCAGAGATGGGCTTGAAAGCATACCGTTTCTCTATAGCCTGGTCCCGGATTTTCCCCGAAGGAAATGGGGATATTAATGAAAAGGGTCTTCAATTTTATGACGAGCTGATCGATTACCTTATTGAGAAGCAGATTGAACCGATTATTACCATTTATCATTGGGATCTTCCTCAAGCGCTGATGGATCAGTACGGCGGCTGGGAATCCAGAAAGATCATTGAAGACTTTAACCAATACTGTATCACACTATACAAACGGTACGGAGACAGAGTTAAATACTGGGTCACATTAAATGAACAGAACGTATTTATTGGACTCGGCTACCGCTCAGGTATGCATCCGCCCGGTGTTAAAGACATGAAAAGGATGTATGAAGCGAGCCATATCGCAAACCTTGCAAACGCCCAGGCGATTAAATCTTTCCGTAAATATGTTCCGGACGGTTCGGCAGGCCCGAGTTTTGCCCTCAGTCCCGTCTATCCTGCAGACAGCAGGCCCGAAAATGTACTCGCTGCCGAAAATGCAGAAGAAATGATGAACCACTGGTACATGGATGTTTATGCCTGGGGCACGTACCCTAAGACGATTATGGCCCACCTTCAGCAGAAAGGGACAGCTCCGACGATTGAAGAAGGAGATATGGAACTCCTGCAGGAGGGTAAACCCGATTTTATGGGAATCAATTATTATCAGACAACAACAGTCGAAGCCAATCCTCTCGATGGCGTGGGCGAAGGAAAAATGAATACTTCCGGTAAAAAAGGCACATCCTCTGATTCCGGGGTTCCGGGGTTATTTAAGACAACGAGAAATCCCAACCTGCAGACAACAAACTGGGACTGGGAAATCGATCCTGTCGGGCTGCGTATCGGCATGCGGCGCATTAAAAACCGCTACAACCTTCCGATTCTTATTTCAGAGAACGGTCTTGGAGAGTTCGATAAATTAGAGAGTGACGATCAGATTCATGATGACTACCGTATCGATTATATTAAGCATCACCTTCTGGAAATTCAGCAGGCACTGACAGACGGAGTTGATGTGATCGGCTACTGCACGTGGTCCTTTACTGATTTGTTAAGCTGGCTGAACGGCTACCAGAAGCGATACGGTTTTGTCTATATTGATCGAGATGAAGAGAGCGAGAAAGAACTGCGGCGTTTAAAGAAAAAAAGCTTCTACTGGTATGCGGAAATTATTGCGTCCAACGGCCGACAGCTGGATAAATGA
- a CDS encoding ROK family protein, with amino-acid sequence MDEQNYLAFDIGGTSVKWGLLTKEGTFLQKSTFSSEGSDGKVILQKIKEVVDLYRSSLQGIAVSAPGFILPSGYIEYGGAIDAFTEFPFQEVLSRNTGLPVSIENDVNCVALAEKWLGNAQKLTDFVCITVGTGVGGALYLNNALYRGNNFRAGEAGFMVTNGLQSTMKGGDTLSTLASMTGLREKYAAYHSLDPEKVTGEMVFQAYDEKEPAAVHIVEDFYRSLAIGIFNINSFLNPQKILIGGGITSRPSFIRELQSHLSYVDNVFHAEIELCRFKNDAGMIGALAFFHSQYENHQSPSILKAKIPLDK; translated from the coding sequence GTGGATGAGCAAAACTATTTAGCCTTTGACATTGGAGGAACGAGTGTTAAATGGGGACTTCTTACGAAAGAAGGCACGTTTCTTCAAAAGAGCACTTTTTCCTCTGAAGGATCAGATGGGAAAGTGATTTTACAAAAAATAAAAGAAGTTGTCGATTTATACCGCTCTTCGCTTCAGGGAATAGCCGTATCCGCTCCCGGCTTTATTCTCCCTTCCGGATACATCGAATACGGAGGAGCGATCGATGCTTTTACCGAATTTCCGTTTCAGGAAGTCCTGAGCAGAAATACCGGACTTCCTGTATCGATTGAAAACGACGTTAACTGTGTCGCCCTTGCCGAAAAATGGCTTGGGAACGCACAGAAGCTGACGGATTTTGTATGCATTACCGTAGGGACAGGAGTCGGTGGAGCGCTCTATTTAAATAATGCTCTCTACCGGGGAAACAACTTCCGGGCCGGGGAAGCCGGATTTATGGTTACAAACGGTCTGCAGTCAACGATGAAAGGCGGAGATACGCTGAGCACCCTCGCTTCTATGACAGGCCTGCGCGAAAAGTATGCGGCTTATCATTCGCTCGATCCCGAAAAGGTCACCGGCGAAATGGTCTTCCAGGCTTATGATGAAAAAGAACCGGCTGCGGTCCATATCGTTGAAGATTTTTACCGGTCCCTGGCAATCGGCATTTTTAATATCAACTCTTTTCTTAATCCTCAAAAGATACTTATCGGCGGAGGCATTACAAGCCGGCCCTCTTTTATCCGAGAACTGCAGAGCCATTTGTCGTACGTAGATAATGTATTTCATGCAGAAATTGAACTCTGCCGCTTTAAAAACGATGCAGGAATGATCGGTGCTCTCGCTTTTTTTCATTCGCAGTATGAAAACCATCAATCTCCTTCTATTCTTAAAGCTAAAATACCGCTTGATAAATAA
- a CDS encoding pyridoxamine 5'-phosphate oxidase family protein produces MEIYKRGTNLDLDEFLKKPLFAHLATSVEDAPRDSPVWFYWDGEKIWIVGTSSDTFPEKIKNNPKCAIGIVDFNYRSGLVIHIGFRGRAEVKPFDEKTADEIFVRYLGKNKEHWDPRFKGLDNSNVLICFTPESVVVRDQSFTPSSHMENKSSV; encoded by the coding sequence ATGGAAATTTATAAGCGAGGCACAAACCTGGATCTGGATGAATTCCTGAAGAAGCCGTTGTTTGCGCATTTAGCAACAAGCGTGGAAGATGCTCCGAGGGATTCTCCGGTCTGGTTCTACTGGGACGGAGAAAAAATCTGGATTGTAGGAACTTCATCCGATACCTTTCCCGAAAAAATAAAAAATAATCCAAAATGCGCTATAGGAATTGTGGATTTCAACTATCGCAGCGGTTTAGTTATACATATTGGTTTTAGAGGCAGAGCAGAAGTGAAGCCGTTTGACGAAAAGACAGCCGACGAAATATTTGTCCGCTATTTAGGGAAAAACAAAGAACATTGGGATCCCAGGTTTAAAGGTCTGGATAACAGTAATGTATTGATCTGTTTTACTCCGGAGTCTGTCGTCGTCCGTGATCAATCGTTTACGCCATCAAGTCATATGGAAAATAAGTCCTCTGTGTAA
- a CDS encoding GNAT family N-acetyltransferase has translation MFTYVINEKLELKLLEPRHAEELFFITDESRESLRTWLPWVDHIKSKEDSLAFITSSMKQFGENDGFQAGIWFEGRLAGVIGLHKIDWTNHSTSIGYWLAESFTGRGLMTHSCRAVVNYCFEELGMKRVEIRAAAENSKSAAIPERLGFQREGCLRQSERLYEVYVDHYVYGMLKEEWE, from the coding sequence ATGTTTACGTATGTCATCAATGAAAAGCTGGAATTAAAGCTGCTCGAACCGCGCCATGCAGAGGAACTGTTTTTTATCACAGACGAATCACGGGAGAGTCTCCGTACGTGGCTGCCATGGGTGGATCATATAAAGTCAAAAGAAGATTCCCTGGCCTTTATTACTTCGAGTATGAAGCAGTTTGGAGAAAATGATGGATTTCAGGCAGGGATCTGGTTTGAAGGCAGACTTGCGGGAGTTATCGGCCTGCATAAAATTGACTGGACGAACCATTCGACTTCTATCGGTTACTGGCTTGCAGAATCCTTTACCGGCCGGGGGCTGATGACACATTCCTGTCGTGCTGTCGTAAATTACTGCTTCGAGGAGCTGGGGATGAAGCGTGTGGAGATCCGTGCGGCAGCAGAAAACTCCAAAAGTGCCGCCATTCCTGAACGCCTTGGTTTTCAAAGAGAAGGCTGTTTAAGACAGAGCGAAAGGCTGTACGAAGTGTATGTGGATCATTACGTGTACGGCATGCTGAAGGAGGAGTGGGAGTAA
- a CDS encoding DUF4003 family protein, producing MNEQIQQYEKVYKQLKKLLRWELLDSKMPMHIASMYVLKEKEFSVEQYRFLSEHIKKSASLFSPLRSSLRWTMTAVLDTGYEEPKKRLEDVKRIYAELRSQKFKSGASTYTTALVLLSSGDRSVPFQEQTARAMEVHRAMRKEHPFITSEHDYPLASLLAQREEDTKRLMNRIEYFYKEASGLGLRKGNDLQFLSHILSLDENHEKEELIERTEAALDKWKKAGLKLKTMHYPVIALLALTSIEAETFEEIKKTTDELNAKKTFRWHKDWNSLTAANMVLVTLFDQQKAMQIQLFTTMETVMEAQNAAMVAMIAGGAVASTSAGS from the coding sequence ATGAATGAACAGATTCAGCAGTATGAGAAGGTGTATAAGCAGCTGAAAAAATTACTCAGGTGGGAATTACTGGACTCCAAGATGCCCATGCACATCGCCTCCATGTACGTCCTGAAAGAGAAGGAGTTTTCAGTAGAGCAGTACCGTTTTCTCAGCGAACATATTAAAAAAAGTGCTTCGCTGTTTTCTCCGCTGCGATCTTCTCTTCGTTGGACGATGACAGCAGTACTTGATACAGGGTATGAGGAGCCGAAAAAGCGTTTAGAGGACGTAAAGCGGATATACGCAGAGCTTAGAAGTCAAAAATTCAAGTCAGGAGCATCAACGTATACGACAGCACTTGTCCTTTTATCCTCCGGAGACCGCAGCGTTCCTTTTCAGGAACAGACCGCACGCGCAATGGAAGTTCACCGGGCTATGCGCAAAGAGCACCCTTTTATTACATCCGAGCACGACTATCCGCTCGCTTCTCTTTTAGCCCAGCGGGAGGAAGACACGAAGCGCCTGATGAACCGCATTGAATATTTTTACAAGGAAGCTTCCGGACTCGGCCTGCGGAAGGGTAATGATCTGCAGTTTTTAAGCCATATTCTCTCTCTGGATGAAAATCATGAAAAAGAAGAATTAATAGAGCGTACCGAAGCAGCGCTGGACAAATGGAAAAAAGCCGGTCTGAAATTAAAAACGATGCATTATCCTGTCATCGCGCTGCTCGCTCTGACCTCTATTGAAGCAGAAACATTTGAAGAGATAAAAAAGACGACGGATGAACTGAATGCGAAAAAGACGTTCCGCTGGCATAAAGACTGGAACAGCCTAACTGCAGCCAATATGGTGCTGGTAACGCTCTTTGATCAGCAGAAAGCTATGCAGATTCAATTGTTTACAACGATGGAAACAGTAATGGAAGCACAAAATGCCGCGATGGTCGCCATGATTGCCGGTGGGGCAGTTGCTTCAACTTCTGCGGGAAGCTGA
- a CDS encoding alpha/beta fold hydrolase produces the protein MKELKSNPRFRTALAVLAGFAIFLAGTTFYQLWAASSDEKAYPPPGELTDINDSTLHTYEKGEGGETLVFTAGSGTPSPYADMYHLQETLSEDYHTILYERPGYGWSEEAAEERTVDTVTGELEATLEARGKEPPYTFVAHSMAAMEVLRYAQLYPEKTAGIVLIDGVNPANAAVRDTEIPMRARLYQGAKTTGLLRLAVQNDSVASAEVSPYKTLPENVRRMNEALTLQNMWNDTMIAERELYNENGITVAEGGDIGDIPLTVLTSDFPHREGWKESQKELVSYSSRADQKVISGTGHFIHHHRPEAVITEIRKHLQSQEIEAEPE, from the coding sequence ATGAAAGAATTAAAAAGTAATCCGCGGTTTCGAACGGCTTTGGCAGTCCTTGCAGGATTTGCCATTTTCCTTGCAGGAACAACGTTTTATCAGCTTTGGGCGGCCTCGTCGGATGAGAAAGCCTATCCACCGCCCGGAGAGCTGACCGATATTAACGACAGTACCCTCCATACGTATGAAAAAGGAGAAGGAGGTGAAACGCTTGTATTTACAGCAGGAAGCGGCACCCCTTCTCCCTATGCAGATATGTATCACCTGCAGGAAACCCTGTCGGAAGATTATCATACCATTCTTTATGAAAGGCCCGGATATGGATGGAGCGAAGAGGCTGCAGAAGAACGTACGGTGGATACGGTGACGGGGGAACTGGAAGCGACGCTCGAGGCACGCGGGAAAGAACCTCCATATACATTTGTCGCCCATTCTATGGCAGCCATGGAAGTACTGCGGTACGCTCAGCTTTACCCTGAAAAGACAGCTGGCATTGTGTTAATCGATGGCGTGAATCCTGCCAACGCCGCTGTTCGCGATACGGAGATACCGATGCGGGCCAGACTGTACCAGGGGGCAAAAACGACAGGTCTGCTGAGGCTTGCAGTACAAAATGACAGTGTAGCTTCCGCGGAAGTCTCCCCTTATAAAACGCTTCCGGAAAACGTCCGCCGAATGAATGAAGCACTCACGCTGCAGAATATGTGGAACGATACGATGATTGCAGAAAGGGAATTATATAACGAAAACGGCATCACGGTTGCAGAAGGAGGAGATATCGGCGACATTCCGCTTACTGTGCTCACCTCTGATTTTCCTCACAGGGAGGGATGGAAGGAAAGTCAGAAGGAGCTTGTATCTTACTCCAGCCGTGCCGATCAGAAAGTAATTTCCGGAACTGGACACTTTATCCACCATCACAGACCGGAAGCAGTCATTACTGAAATTCGGAAACACCTCCAGTCTCAGGAAATAGAAGCAGAGCCCGAATAA
- a CDS encoding ATP-binding cassette domain-containing protein — protein MTKGTIEVHGLEKTFKDQFQAVKGISFSVKKGECFAFLGPNGAGKSTTVKMLTTLIAPTGGQALVSGYDVLKDPGRVRWEIGVVLQETGLDTDMTGRELLELQGRIFNLSKKEASRRAEELLKKVGLHEEADKRCGKYSGGMRRRLDLAVTLVHNPPILFLDEPTTGLDPLNRKAIWNEIHRLNKEEGTTIFLTTQYLEEADALADYVSIINDGEIAAEGTAARLKQEIGADVIHWTFTGEEDAQRAAETFLQREDVPVVQQAETVKVTTADAGSKLQDYISALTEAGISMVSVTVKSPTLDDVFISVTNEKDGGTK, from the coding sequence ATGACGAAGGGTACGATTGAAGTCCACGGATTGGAAAAAACGTTTAAAGATCAGTTTCAAGCTGTAAAAGGCATTTCTTTTTCAGTCAAAAAAGGAGAATGTTTTGCTTTTCTTGGGCCAAACGGAGCTGGAAAATCCACGACGGTCAAAATGCTGACAACACTTATTGCTCCTACAGGAGGCCAGGCTCTGGTCAGCGGTTATGATGTTTTAAAGGATCCCGGCCGCGTCCGCTGGGAAATCGGCGTCGTTCTCCAGGAAACCGGTCTCGATACCGATATGACAGGAAGAGAACTGCTTGAGCTGCAGGGCCGTATTTTTAATCTCTCCAAAAAGGAGGCTTCACGGCGTGCGGAAGAACTGCTGAAAAAGGTAGGGCTGCACGAAGAAGCAGACAAACGCTGCGGGAAATATTCCGGTGGTATGAGGCGGCGGCTGGATCTGGCTGTGACTCTCGTCCATAACCCTCCTATCTTATTTCTCGATGAACCGACGACCGGTCTTGACCCTTTAAACAGAAAAGCGATATGGAATGAAATACACAGGCTGAATAAAGAAGAAGGAACCACTATTTTTCTTACCACTCAATATTTAGAAGAAGCGGATGCGCTCGCTGACTATGTCAGCATTATAAACGATGGGGAAATTGCAGCAGAAGGAACCGCTGCAAGATTAAAACAGGAGATTGGTGCAGATGTGATCCACTGGACATTTACCGGTGAAGAGGATGCACAAAGGGCGGCGGAGACATTCCTCCAAAGGGAAGACGTCCCTGTAGTGCAGCAGGCGGAAACAGTAAAAGTAACGACTGCCGATGCCGGAAGTAAACTGCAGGACTATATAAGTGCTCTTACAGAAGCCGGAATTTCCATGGTATCGGTGACAGTAAAAAGTCCGACACTGGACGATGTTTTTATCAGTGTGACGAATGAAAAGGATGGTGGGACGAAATGA
- a CDS encoding ABC transporter permease — protein MKVILRDTMTLTGRSLLILMRNPFTVVPNLFISIFFLLVYTGGLSGIAQLPQFEGADYLSFILPVSIVSAAIGGAGGAGQMLIRDLESGYFARLLQTPVSRLAVVLGPIIAGMLQLLLQTLIILGIAFLLGLQIAAGAAGAVVLIIFAVGWGLAFAGYSVAVALKTKNAQAAQAGTLIFFPLLFLSTTFVPMELIESPWMRGAAVLNPTTYLFEGMRSVLIDGWVWMPLLTGMVVIAAGCFLTIGLSVRSAKIAFSRE, from the coding sequence ATGAAAGTAATCCTTAGAGACACCATGACACTCACAGGCAGAAGCCTGCTCATTTTAATGAGAAATCCTTTTACTGTAGTTCCCAATTTGTTTATCAGTATCTTTTTTCTGCTCGTCTATACCGGCGGGCTCAGCGGAATCGCTCAGCTTCCTCAATTTGAAGGAGCCGATTACTTGTCTTTCATTCTTCCTGTTTCAATCGTATCCGCTGCTATCGGGGGAGCGGGAGGCGCGGGGCAGATGCTCATACGCGATCTGGAATCCGGCTACTTCGCCCGCCTGCTGCAAACGCCGGTTTCGCGTCTCGCTGTCGTATTAGGGCCGATTATAGCCGGAATGCTGCAGCTGCTTCTGCAGACACTGATTATTTTAGGAATCGCTTTTCTTCTCGGCCTGCAGATTGCGGCAGGTGCCGCGGGTGCCGTGGTACTCATTATTTTTGCCGTCGGATGGGGACTCGCTTTTGCCGGGTACTCTGTCGCTGTTGCGCTTAAAACAAAGAATGCACAGGCTGCCCAGGCAGGGACTTTAATCTTTTTCCCACTGCTGTTTTTAAGTACAACATTTGTCCCGATGGAATTGATCGAATCCCCCTGGATGCGCGGTGCCGCCGTGCTTAATCCAACGACTTATTTGTTTGAAGGGATGAGAAGTGTGCTTATTGATGGCTGGGTGTGGATGCCTCTTCTCACGGGCATGGTTGTAATTGCAGCCGGCTGCTTCTTAACGATCGGGCTTTCGGTACGCAGTGCGAAAATTGCATTCAGCAGAGAATAA
- a CDS encoding metal-binding protein ZinT, which produces MKISSVKTLSIFTLTAFFTAGCGVSDSEEAENTSTEEETKEPGNPGQEHENGEKEEKLSKSEQGHNHNDEHGHNDENDHHDENNYDEEHDHEHNHEHDEETEEIYNGYFEDEQVEGRPLSDWNGDWQSVYPYHQDGTLDEVYEHKAAKDEEMTVEEYKEYYEVGYETDVERIVIEDDTFTFYEGEEKHSSEYTYDGYKILTYEAGNRGVRFIFERAEEEDSMPEYIQFSDHKIYPSESDHFHLYWGDDREALLEDVTNWATYYPSDLDGEEIKKEMTAH; this is translated from the coding sequence TTGAAAATATCATCAGTTAAAACGTTAAGTATTTTTACGCTTACCGCTTTCTTTACAGCAGGGTGCGGCGTTTCTGATTCTGAGGAAGCAGAAAACACTTCCACGGAAGAAGAAACAAAGGAGCCGGGTAATCCTGGTCAGGAACACGAGAACGGAGAAAAGGAAGAAAAACTTTCCAAAAGCGAACAAGGGCATAATCATAACGATGAACACGGACATAACGATGAGAATGACCATCATGACGAAAACAATTATGACGAAGAGCACGACCATGAGCATAATCACGAACATGATGAAGAAACGGAGGAGATTTACAACGGATATTTTGAGGATGAGCAGGTGGAGGGCCGGCCATTATCTGACTGGAATGGAGACTGGCAGTCTGTTTACCCATATCACCAGGATGGGACGCTCGATGAAGTATACGAACATAAAGCGGCAAAGGATGAGGAAATGACAGTTGAAGAATACAAAGAATATTACGAGGTCGGCTACGAAACAGACGTAGAGCGGATTGTTATTGAAGACGACACGTTTACTTTTTACGAAGGCGAAGAGAAGCATTCCAGTGAATATACGTACGACGGTTATAAAATTCTTACTTACGAAGCTGGAAACAGAGGAGTCCGCTTCATCTTTGAACGTGCAGAAGAAGAGGACTCGATGCCGGAATATATTCAGTTCAGCGATCATAAAATATATCCTTCAGAATCAGACCATTTCCACTTATACTGGGGAGATGACCGGGAAGCACTTCTGGAAGATGTGACCAACTGGGCGACTTACTATCCTTCAGACCTTGATGGAGAAGAAATCAAAAAAGAAATGACCGCCCACTAA
- a CDS encoding CHRD domain-containing protein — protein MKKGLVLSTASLVAFAGFAGTASAAHGTSYMAELTPDQEVEEVDSDASGHAEFHVSDDGESIDFIVEAHELNATLAGHLHSGPAGENGPVELFLFENDEAVDYDGEIASGTLTEDDLAGEMGWEEFSEELVNGNIYANLHTETYPDGEIRGQLDRTDGDGEAAEEEEADEGEEMADTASNGPLYTMIGMFAALAGGLLMIGRRNKTTA, from the coding sequence ATGAAAAAAGGATTAGTTTTATCTACCGCGTCACTGGTTGCTTTTGCTGGATTTGCCGGAACTGCTTCCGCTGCACACGGGACATCCTATATGGCTGAATTAACCCCGGATCAGGAAGTGGAAGAGGTCGACAGCGACGCTTCCGGACATGCTGAATTTCACGTAAGCGACGATGGGGAATCAATTGATTTTATAGTAGAAGCCCATGAATTAAATGCTACATTAGCGGGACATTTACATAGTGGTCCAGCTGGGGAAAACGGTCCTGTCGAATTGTTTCTTTTTGAAAATGACGAAGCAGTTGATTACGATGGGGAAATTGCCAGCGGAACCCTTACTGAAGATGACCTCGCAGGTGAAATGGGCTGGGAGGAGTTTTCTGAAGAGCTTGTGAATGGGAATATTTATGCCAATCTCCATACGGAAACTTATCCGGACGGCGAAATCCGCGGTCAGCTGGATAGAACAGATGGAGATGGGGAAGCCGCGGAAGAGGAAGAAGCAGATGAGGGAGAAGAGATGGCTGATACAGCTTCCAACGGTCCGCTTTACACTATGATCGGTATGTTTGCTGCTCTTGCCGGAGGTCTGCTGATGATCGGCCGTCGTAACAAAACGACAGCATAA